A window of Helicoverpa armigera isolate CAAS_96S chromosome 30, ASM3070526v1, whole genome shotgun sequence contains these coding sequences:
- the LOC110382125 gene encoding acyl-CoA Delta(11) desaturase: MPPFEKSDVLTTDVKEHVSMDEPTKAAPWKHEYIVQNIVFFLYCYIAGVYGVYMCFTTAKWWSVVYMFVVFVTGTIGIIAGAHRLWAHKAFKVKKPLEIFLMLCHCLAYQRTLVTWVRDHRLHHKYSDTDADPHNSSRGFFFSHIGWLLVKNHPEVEKRKGLVDMSDVYANPVLMYQKRNAKWLLPLISFGVPVGIHYMLGESFSVCWHLNILRYMLDSNLTFLTNSLAHSWGYRPYDKTMVACQNFPLLLATMGDGFHNFHHAFPWDYRGAELGNGCINHVTKFIDFCASKGWAYDLKVASESVIRNRMKRTGDGTDLWGKKLVEF; the protein is encoded by the exons ATGCCTCCTTTTGAAAAATCTGACGTGCTTACCACGGATGTCAAGGAACATGTTTCAATGGATGAGCCAACGAAAGCAGCGCCATGGAAACACGAATATATAGTACAGAATATAGTGTTTTTTCTATATTGCTATATAGCTGGAGTATATGGAGTTTATATGTGTTTTACAACCGCAAAATGGTGGTCTGTCGTCtata tgtttGTAGTATTCGTCACAGGGACAATCGGAATTATAGCCGGGGCCCACCGGCTCTGGGCCCACAAGGCTTTTAAAGTAAAGAAACCGCTGGAAATCTTCCTTATGCTGTGCCACTGTTTGGCTTATCAGAG GACGCTAGTAACCTGGGTAAGAGACCACAGGCTCCACCACAAGTACAGCGACACAGACGCCGACCCACACAACTCGAGTCGAGGCTTCTTCTTCTCACACATCGGCTGGTTGCTCGTGAAGAACCACCCAGAAGTCGAGAAGAGAAAAGGCTTGGTTGATATGAGCGATGTGTATGCGAATCCTGTGCTGATGTACCAGAAAAG aAACGCAAAATGGCTGCTACCACTAATCAGCTTTGGGGTACCAGTCGGCATACATTATATGTTAGGCGAATCCTTCTCAGTTTGCTGGCACCTAAACATACTAAGATACATGCTGGACAGCAATCTCACCTTTTTAACGAACAGCCTAGCCCATTCGTGGGGTTATCGACCTTATGACAAGACCATGGTAGCATGTCAGAACTTCCCACTTTTGCTAGCAACCATGGGTGATGGTTTTCACAACTTTCATCATGCTTTTCCATGGGATTATAGAGGGGCGGAGTTAGGTAATGGCTGTATTAATCATGTGAcgaaatttattgatttttgtgCGTCTAAAGGGTGGGCTTATGATCTGAAGGTGGCTTCGGAAAGTGTAATAAGAAATAGGATGAAGAGGACTGGTGATGGTACTGACTTATGGGGCAAAAAATTGGTGgagttttga